The segment CGTcatataaaattgatattcctGACTTCGCTCGTCACATCGCTCTCCCTCGTGTCATGAGGAGATAGTTGAATATATCAGATATCCAAGGAGGATGGGGAAAGAAACACGAATTCACTTCTCTTGAGAGAAAAGGGAGATTAAAACGGGTGAATTAACGACCTTTTGATTGAACGAGGTCATTTTCATTATCCTTCAACTTTCTAAGTGAACagctctttctctttctatctcCAGCCTCACTGCCTGTTTGATCTTACTATGTAGTGGTGTACTAGGTACATATTTCAATGTCAACAAAAGTCATTTCCATCACTCTACATCCTAAGATTTCTTCCTCGATTCTAAACATCACCACCGTGtccatcatttctttctcttacGGAACCACACACGCAATCTCTTTCACGcacacatccacatccaaatACACTCGTTTCTCCAAACATACTTCATAAACCTTGACCTACATAGTTGTTTGGATCTTAAACGTCTCGGCCGTTCCTTTGTATCTCTGATATTGATTCTACTGTCCCAAAATATCTTCGAGGTTAACCGGAGTCTCTTGTGACAGAAAAGCTTTCTGTTCTTGCACGTTGAAGGACATTCATTCCAATCAGAGATACTCCTGTGGTATGTCCCATGATGAGCTGGATCTGCCATTTTGTGACTGATCTGTGTGTAGTTCCCATAAccaaattgtttttgatataaattgCAACCTCGACAGAAACAGCGTTAAAGAACACGACATCTTAGACTGCCCTCATTAAACATCGCCCTCGCCATCCAGCCCTGTCCTTCAAGTTCATCAGTTCGAAATCTGAAATCATTTCGAAAACCATAAGTACACGCTGCTACTCGCCTATCGGTTCTCTCAGCTGCAACTCTCTGCTAGTGTCCCGTCCCTCCCTGGTACAATCTTCGAGTATCAataaaattcatattcactTGAATATAAACGTTTCACCTTTGCCCCTCACTTACGAGACTTCATGTCTGAACTCACACAACGATCCACTTCTATACCTCAACAATCTCTATTTGCTaacaaatttgatattgcgCGGGAGCGTCTTCGTCAACTTCGTCGcgaaatctccaatctttccaatccACTTCGCaagtttcaaaaatataacaTCGAAATCATCCCGTCTCCATTCTTAGATCGCGAAATTCCATGGTCAGGATCCCCGCCATTGATAGCTCAGACTCCTTTCTACCAAAATATGCAGACCAATAAGAAGCCTGCTATGAGCTTCGATCCAGCAATGGATGGATCAGCGGATACTAGGAGAACCCGTGCAGCACAATCTCAACCATGTGTATCTGCGATATTCGTCCACGCTGGTGCAGGTTATCACAGCACTACGAATGAACACATTCACTTGGGAGCTTGTAATGAGTATGCTGACtgaatcaagaaattgacGCCTTGAGATTTTGTTTGAGGCATGTGAAACTTTGCTGACTTTTGTTTAGTGCTGCGCGAGCAGCAATGCGAATCCTCAAAGCCGGTGGTTCAGCTGTTGATGCAGTCGAAGCTGCGATCAAAGTTCTGGAAGATAAGGAAATCACCAACGCCGGGTACGGCAGTAACTTATCAATCGAAGGTATAGTTGAATGTGACGCAACGGTGGTGGATCATCTGGGTAGAAGTGGTGCCTGTGGCGCAACTGCTCGTAAGTCGATTGTCACTTTCTCACGTTGATCCACTGACCAACACTTTGCTCTCAGAAATCAAGAACCCCGTCAGTTTGGCAAGATTGATTTTAGAAGCTTCAAGTCGGCCATTATCTTTGCGAAGAGTCCCACCCAACCTTCTCGTCGGACAAGGAGCGACGGATTTCGCATGGGAACATGGAATACCAGTTGTGCcacatgatatgatgtgttCTAAGAATGCGCGGGAGAGGTATGTTCGTTGGCGTGACGACTTACGTCGTGCCGAGGGACAAGGTCGTATGACACCATCAAGTACTAATAGCAGTCAAGCTGCTGACGATGAGGCTGCCGCTCGGGAATACGAAGAACGTGTGAGAGCCAAACAGCGTCGGGACCATACCAACGCCCTTATGACTGGTACTTGGAATGAAGGGCAACCTGATTCTCCTTCAACAACGTCCCCAGGTCGAGCATGCCCTCAAGAATGTGGTCCATATTCTCCACGTCCCGGTACCCCTCCTAGCCGAGgctattttcaaatgaacGCACCAGGCCGCGGAGCTTCTCGTTCTCCAGTCGGAACAACTCCCGCGAAACGTGCACGACTTGCAGCACTTAGTGATGGCAGTCCGGGACGTGTTCAATCTCTTTTATCTCCAAGCGTTACTACCAGTGGTGTATCCAGCGAGCCAGGTATATCTGCAAGTACTGCTCCATCAACAATCGATAGGCCATCTAGTACAGACGGACATCTCTCTCCAACAGACCAGGAAAAGGTTATTGAGATGCATTCTGCTTCATTGGATCTAGCCCAAGAAGGAACCATCGAGTGCCCCCACGAGTCTATTCCAGAACCTCTTACACCCGAGAAGGCTGACGTGGACTTGATTACTGATACCGTTGGAGCTATTGCCATTGATATGTATGGCCGCATTGCTGCGGCATCTTCATCAGGTGGAATTGGGATGAAACATCGTGGCCGCGTTGGACCCGCAGCTCTTGTAGGTATTGGTACAGCTGTGGTTCCTTGTGAcgaaagagatgaagatcAAGTATCAGTTGCTGCAGTTACCAGCGGCACAGGAGAGCATATGGCAACTACCATGGCTTCGCAAAAATGCGCAGACAGACTTTACCACAATACCAGACGAGCTCGTGGTGGCCAGGATATGGAAgccaatgaagatgaagccaTGGAATCATTTGTTCAAGCAGATTTTATGGGTCATCCTGGTGTCAGTGGAAGCAATTCAGCAGGCGCAATCGGCGTTATGGCGGTCAAAAAGACACAGTATGGATATTTCCTTCACTTCGCTCATAACACCGACTCATTTGCCTTGGCATCTTACGCTTCTAATGAAAAAGATGCTAAGTGTGTCATGTCTCGTCTTGGAGATCATGGAAATGTTGTTAGAGGAGGTCGAAAGGTTAAGATCGAGAAAGATTGACTTCCAGTATCTCGCCTCACACGCATCACCAACCTTCTACTCTAAGGTACAGAGCTTGGTACTTGCAAATGGTTACTAGGTTCGTCATACCACTTATCATTTTTTACAGGTGTTGTTTTGAAGAGAACGCATTATTGCTTATGGAGGAAGGGACCCTATGATATTTATGATTATGACCAACAAAATAGCGCTGAAGAATGGAATCAAATGGAAAGGATGGGGAGGAACAATTGCTGAAACGAACAAAACATCACATTACCCTTAGCCTAGAAACACTTTCCGCTTGGAAATCAGATGGGTTGTGATAGGAGGGAATGGGAAAGATGGATAGAGATGATAGTATTGCTTATGCTTTATTGCTACGTTGTTAGCAGGTGATATCCGATAACCTAATAGAACCTAAAGTTACTCTTGACTTCCATTGAAACATGCTGAAAAAACTTTAAGTATGATACTGGTTTTcttgtagatatatatatatagatatattgaTAGTTTTATAGTTGAGCTTGCTCCTGCTTTTGCTCATTTGATATGCCATTATTTTGTAAATCGCAATAAAGTTCATTCTCGTTTTGTTCTttattctctccatccaaccTCAACCTTAGACAGTATTCTGGTAACCATGTGTCATGCCAGTATATTCCCACGCTATTGTTCCATGAAATTGAAGTTCGCTTCATGTTCTTTATTAGGTAGCCGACGCAAAAAATCCAGCATGATCATCATTTATCTTCCCTACGCTGAAATCACGAAAACTTCTGGGCTTGCCATCCCCGGGTCCCCATGctcccatctccccatctccatcccgcTAAACTCTCAGATTTCCTGAAACAGCGATTATGAATTGATCTAGTTACCAAGACAGAAAGTCTCACCTATCGTCGTGTTCACGTATCTGCTaatctatttaattaatGATTAAGCCGCTAAATAGCTCAAGTAATTATTACTCTCCAGGCGCAGGAGTACCCCTAGCACTACCCGTTTCCGCACCCGTACCATTTATCTtgcgcttcttcttctttttgcgCGGGACAACGGCAGGTTTGGCACCGTAGTTCCCGAGGGAGAGGTGCGTGGAACAGGTTAAGCAGATGGCACCTTCGGGGGGCGAGCAGAATACTAGattggagagagggagattAGTTGGATTTGTTGTGTTAAAAGGAGGGGAAAACCGAGAGGCATACTGCTTAAACATATACTGCACACAAAACCCACATCCACTACTTTTCTATGACAAAAGCACGCAGCTCTAAAATCTACCACTTCCTGCGTTGGTGCTATTAAATCCTTTCGACTTGTTTGATCGGGCAAGAATGCCATCATTAAATATTGTAACAATCCTTGTGGATTTTTCAAATGCATATATATTCCTCTAGTAGTATCACTAGCTTGTTGTAAAAATACGGTGTCGCCCGCGAGTTTCAATATATCGATTGGAATCCGCATGCGCTGTGCTGCGAATGTGGTATTCATTATTGGAATGTATTGGTGTGCGAGATCGCCGGACACTGATAGAACGAGAATTCGCGACTGCAACCCGGTGGTAGAATCGGAGGGGGTGATATCGGAGGGAGTGGGTTTAGAGTCAGCAGCTGAGACATCGCTGTAGGCTGTGAGTTGTTTGTTTATGTATGAGAGGGCTAGGGTGAGGGCGCCGGCCATTTGGGTGGTGGTTGTAGTAGACACTTCTTGCTCGGTTGTACTTTCTATTAGGCTTCGTACAGAGTTAAGGAGGGTATTTTCGATGAGTGCAAATTGTCTATATTTGTTTGCATCATCCGGCGGGCCATGAGTAGTCGAGCCACCCATTTCTGTATCTTCAGACGCAGAAGGCGGCGCTGGGTAAAGCCATACTGCACGATGACAGTGGCTAGCTATTATGGCTACTTGATTGGAATTGTTGACAGCGAGATGGGCATTTACGAAGACGAGGAGATTGGCAATCGCTTTCGAGAGAGGAAGAGTAGATGAGAGGATTTCCCACGCGTGAGGATTTGTGTCTAAGATAATGACGAGGCATGAAGGAGAAGGACCTGATTCTATATTAACATGACATGTAGTTGCCGCAACGATTGTTTGACCATACCTTTGACGCCTCCTGTGAAATGATCTGTGCCATCTATACCATCCATGATAAAAGCCTTGCGGGCATGCTAGCCTGATATGTCTGAAGTTCAAAGGATCTATTCGTTTTCCTGGATTTATGAGCGACTTATGAGGGTCCTAATAGAGCTCAACAGACGAATTCCCTTTCCTTGCGGTTCTAGAGTCCGTACAATTGCGATTGGTATTGATTTCTCTAAAGGCTGAGAGAATTGGTGGAATTATGAGCAAGGCTAGATGATCTTCATCCAGGGTGTAATGCGGAATGCCGGTACGGTCACCCTTGCTGTCGCCTGATCATGTGACGCAGCCGTTTATCTTCGGTACTTCCCCCAAAAATGTGGGGTTCTTAAGCTTGTGGTTTCACAAGAGAGGGGCATTTGCTCGTACTTCGTATAATTTGGAGCTTTCCCCTCATCTACATCTTGATCTTCCTGTCCTTGGTTTTATTTCCATCAAACTCCATTTCCGTTTGATACTTCGGCATCATGACAAATTCATTTGATCAATCTTTCGAAAGAAGAGGCACTGATCCAAGTGTTCCTCATGCTACAACCGCCGCAAATGACTCCCTCGAGGACCAAACACTTCTCTTACTTGCCCGTTTGACAGAAGGTGGacaagaagatgaggacACCTGCAAGGAATTGAACACTCTCACCAAAATTCTCACTGATGATTCCAACGAAGAAACAAAGTCGAAGGAGCCACACAAACCTCTTTTTGAGTTGATCGATCAAGATATCCTAGAAACTATCTTGGGCTATCTTGACATGAGACAGTCTCCTTCGGTCCGAGGTCACGCGACTTTGACTACTTCTGCTTACCTCAAAGCTTCGGAACAACAAGGAGTTGATTATCTTTCGCATTTCTTCTATGATCGAGTAGGCAAAGGGACATATGATGATCTGATTCTTGCCTTCTCTGTTGCAGCATCGATATTTCCCGTGGTTCCAGAtgtcatttcttcattttttctaAGTGAGGGTTTTATTCCTAGCCTTGGTAccttgatgaagaggaaatggaaaagtcGAAAGGTTGAACAAGCTGCTCTAGAGTTGCTTAGTGCTGCTTGCATGAACACCCCTTGTCGAGAAGCCATCCAGAAGCATTGCACGAAATGGCTCGAAGAGATCGTTAATAATTCTCCACCTAAGATCTCTGAGATCTCTACGTCACCTATCGATAGCAATGCAGAAGATGGCTCTATACAACAGCGAATACATTCCGAGCAAGTTAGGAATCTGGCAGCTGTTGTCCTGGCTAAGATTCAGGTATGCTTCttatatcatttatttaCACACTTTCATATTTAATAAACCCCCTCTTTAATCAATTGTTCTGACTGACCGCAGAAGTGAAGGCCATCCCTTCAGCACCAACTGCTGAATCTGGGGAAGGAGATACACCTGGGAGTACAACTATTGAAGACCTTTCAGACATGTTTAAAAATATGCTTTCTACAGATACATCCCAGCAAAGTTCGATTGAAGGTCTCGCTTATGCTTCGCTGCAATCAAAAGTTAAGGAGAAGTTGGGTTCGGATAAAAAGTTTTTGGCCAATCTTGTCAAAACCATGAAGGATGCTCCGCCCAAATCACCGGCAACTTATGGAGCTCTTACTATTTTTGCTAATCTTACAGCATATCAACCTCCCTTGacagaagaacaaaaaaagcTAGGCCAGTTAAAGGCTTATGCTAATGCATCCAAATCCGCCCTTAAACCGGATCCTCTCAACGACGATGATCACGTTACCAAGAGATGTCAAAATGTATTCGACGCCGGTGTCATACCTGTTCTTGTCACCCATAGTCAACATGGATCAATGGCATCTCTCACACTTGTCACATCCATCATTTTCTCACTTTCTAAGATAACCAAAATCCGAGGACAAATGGCCCAACAAGGTGCAATCAAGCTCTTATTACACGCGGACTCTGTCTTCCCCTCAGATAATATACCAGCTCGGAGAACCACAGCTCATGCTCTTGCCCGTATCCTCATATCCACTAATCCACAACACGTATTCGGCGGCACCAATCCTCTATCACTTGTCTCAGCTATCaaacctcttcttctcctcctggAGGATGACCCAACAGTCGAACACCGCGATCTTCTACCTGTCTTTGAATCTCTATTGGCCCTAACAAACCTCGCTTCTACAGACGATTCAGCTCGCAACCCTATCATTCGACTGGCGTGGtctcaaattgaagaattacTTCTTTCCAATAATACCATGGTAACTCGTGCAACAGTAGAGCTTATCTGCAACCTCATGCAATCACCAGAAGGTGTTGCAAAATTCGCAGACGGCAGTAAACAAGCTTCACA is part of the Botrytis cinerea B05.10 chromosome 13, complete sequence genome and harbors:
- the Bctfb4 gene encoding Bctfb4, with the translated sequence MDGIDGTDHFTGGVKGPSPSCLVIILDTNPHAWEILSSTLPLSKAIANLLVFVNAHLAVNNSNQVAIIASHCHRAVWLYPAPPSASEDTEMGGSTTHGPPDDANKYRQFALIENTLLNSVRSLIESTTEQEVSTTTTTQMAGALTLALSYINKQLTAYSDVSAADSKPTPSDITPSDSTTGLQSRILVLSVSGDLAHQYIPIMNTTFAAQRMRIPIDILKLAGDTVFLQQASDTTRGIYMHLKNPQGLLQYLMMAFLPDQTSRKDLIAPTQEVVDFRAACFCHRKVVDVGFVCSICLSIFCSPPEGAICLTCSTHLSLGNYGAKPAVVPRKKKKKRKINGTGAETGSARGTPAPGE
- the Bcshe4 gene encoding Bcshe4, with product MTNSFDQSFERRGTDPSVPHATTAANDSLEDQTLLLLARLTEGGQEDEDTCKELNTLTKILTDDSNEETKSKEPHKPLFELIDQDILETILGYLDMRQSPSVRGHATLTTSAYLKASEQQGVDYLSHFFYDRVGKGTYDDLILAFSVAASIFPVVPDVISSFFLSEGFIPSLGTLMKRKWKSRKVEQAALELLSAACMNTPCREAIQKHCTKWLEEIVNNSPPKISEISTSPIDSNAEDGSIQQRIHSEQVRNLAAVVLAKIQAIPSAPTAESGEGDTPGSTTIEDLSDMFKNMLSTDTSQQSSIEGLAYASLQSKVKEKLGSDKKFLANLVKTMKDAPPKSPATYGALTIFANLTAYQPPLTEEQKKLGQLKAYANASKSALKPDPLNDDDHVTKRCQNVFDAGVIPVLVTHSQHGSMASLTLVTSIIFSLSKITKIRGQMAQQGAIKLLLHADSVFPSDNIPARRTTAHALARILISTNPQHVFGGTNPLSLVSAIKPLLLLLEDDPTVEHRDLLPVFESLLALTNLASTDDSARNPIIRLAWSQIEELLLSNNTMVTRATVELICNLMQSPEGVAKFADGSKQASQRTHILLALTDADDFATRRAAGGALASLTEWDTAVKAILERERGVNLLLALCTEEEEEIRHRGAVCILNILTAPNKVGEKGREIVKENAGLECLKECLKKSRNQQVLEITVEALKKLIGDGEEAKLLEG